In the genome of Carnobacterium viridans, one region contains:
- the yghU gene encoding glutathione-dependent disulfide-bond oxidoreductase gives MTAYELPKVWQWEEENSKKGGNRPTAGSRFEQKLPVGDAPFQLYSLGTPNGIKVTIMFEELKELGAEGADYDLYTINIGEGDQFGSDFVEINPNSKIPALVDQSQSPRLDIFESGSILLYLAEKFNQLIPTTIHGRTETLNWLFWQMGAGPYVGGGFGHFFAYAPEFMKYPIDRFTMETKRQLDLLDKTLAQRPYIAGNTYTIADIAIWSWYGRLALGKLYEGSYEFLNLDEYTHLLEWSQRIAERPGVQKGLAAESQSIKE, from the coding sequence ATGACAGCATATGAATTACCAAAAGTGTGGCAGTGGGAAGAAGAGAATTCAAAAAAAGGTGGCAATCGTCCAACAGCTGGGAGTCGTTTCGAACAAAAATTACCAGTTGGAGATGCTCCGTTTCAACTCTATTCATTAGGAACACCGAATGGCATTAAAGTTACAATTATGTTCGAAGAGCTGAAAGAGTTGGGTGCGGAAGGCGCAGATTATGACTTATATACTATCAATATTGGCGAAGGGGACCAATTTGGTTCAGATTTTGTTGAGATCAATCCTAATTCTAAAATTCCAGCTCTTGTTGATCAAAGTCAAAGTCCTCGTTTGGATATTTTTGAATCAGGTTCTATTCTTCTTTACTTAGCGGAGAAATTTAACCAACTCATTCCGACAACTATTCACGGTCGGACTGAAACTCTTAATTGGTTATTCTGGCAAATGGGAGCAGGTCCTTATGTTGGTGGAGGATTTGGCCACTTTTTCGCTTATGCTCCTGAGTTTATGAAATACCCGATTGATCGCTTCACGATGGAAACGAAACGTCAGTTAGATTTATTAGATAAAACTTTAGCACAACGACCTTATATAGCAGGTAATACCTATACCATCGCAGACATTGCTATCTGGTCTTGGTACGGACGTTTAGCTTTAGGAAAATTATATGAAGGATCATATGAATTTTTGAATCTAGATGAATATACCCATCTCTTAGAATGGTCTCAGCGCATTGCAGAACGACCAGGTGTTCAAAAAGGTCTGGCAGCAGAGTCTCAATCAATTAAAGAATAG
- a CDS encoding YoaK family protein — MRKKALKIQLTSWIFLLTATAGFMNVVTIILFSATSSHHTGSLSNSMIHLVKGDFEGFIRLIIVILAFFLGTMLSGFLFPEQVFKLKRRYGYIQLLSGLAILVGSIMLKDPWWRLLETTLILGLQNGMFVYYKGMIVRTTHMSGNLTDAGLALGRSLAGRKSELWKARFQLLNLSFFLLGSIVGAGLLLYTNVDIWLVASSLYLFLGLLYFSLYHHVNYVKSTHDEFEINGKNLFDYLK; from the coding sequence TTGAGAAAAAAAGCACTAAAGATTCAGTTAACGAGTTGGATTTTCCTCTTAACTGCAACTGCAGGATTTATGAACGTTGTAACGATTATTTTATTTTCAGCTACTAGCTCCCATCATACGGGGAGTTTATCAAACAGTATGATTCATTTAGTAAAAGGGGATTTCGAGGGTTTTATTCGTTTGATAATCGTTATACTAGCCTTTTTCTTAGGAACGATGTTGAGTGGATTCCTATTTCCAGAACAGGTCTTTAAATTGAAACGTCGGTATGGTTATATTCAACTCTTATCCGGTTTAGCGATTTTAGTGGGAAGCATTATGCTTAAGGATCCTTGGTGGCGTTTGCTAGAGACAACCCTGATTTTAGGTCTGCAAAATGGTATGTTTGTCTATTATAAAGGGATGATTGTTCGTACGACACATATGTCTGGAAACCTAACTGATGCTGGTTTGGCTTTAGGTAGAAGTTTAGCAGGACGAAAATCCGAGTTATGGAAGGCCCGTTTCCAACTACTAAATCTCAGCTTCTTTCTATTAGGTAGCATAGTTGGTGCCGGCTTATTGCTATATACTAACGTTGATATTTGGCTTGTAGCAAGTAGCTTATACCTCTTTCTTGGTCTCTTATATTTCTCATTGTATCATCACGTCAATTACGTAAAATCAACCCATGATGAATTTGAAATAAACGGAAAAAACTTATTTGATTATTTAAAATAG
- the fabV gene encoding enoyl-ACP reductase FabV, producing MEFKQNIRGNVALGINPLGCKQEVLNQIDYVKGKGTYEGPKKVLIIGASSSYGLATRISLAFGTGADTIGVSFEKGPKNEKNLGTAGWYNNIAFREAAEKEGLIAKNFVQDAFSHESKQEVIDYIKNEFGGKVDLVVYSLASGRRTDPTTGETYTSSIKAIGEPVVGPNINMQNQTYYTETLEPATEQEIANTVKVMGGEDWELWMQALKEADVLADGVLTTNYSYLGTELNHSYYGGGTLGLAKADCDEKTNNINELLADINGKAQIVVATAVTTKASSVIPFFPVYCIGLYKVMADKGTHETPIMHQDRIYREMIYGNKPEYDEVGRLRPDNWELDSDTQAKTKELILKLNEENFNSNLTAYDIFYKEFSNLSGFMVDGYVDQDVTIEELKALHY from the coding sequence ATGGAATTCAAACAAAATATTCGTGGAAATGTAGCTTTAGGTATAAATCCACTTGGATGCAAACAGGAAGTATTGAATCAAATTGACTATGTAAAAGGCAAAGGAACTTATGAAGGTCCAAAAAAAGTATTGATCATTGGCGCATCATCAAGCTACGGCTTAGCTACCCGAATCAGCTTAGCTTTCGGTACTGGAGCAGATACAATTGGCGTTTCTTTTGAAAAGGGTCCAAAGAACGAAAAGAATTTAGGTACAGCTGGCTGGTACAATAATATTGCTTTTCGAGAAGCCGCTGAAAAAGAAGGTCTGATTGCTAAAAACTTTGTTCAAGACGCTTTCAGCCACGAAAGCAAGCAAGAAGTCATCGATTATATAAAGAACGAATTTGGCGGTAAAGTAGACTTAGTCGTTTACAGTCTGGCAAGTGGTCGAAGAACAGATCCTACTACTGGAGAAACATATACTTCTTCGATTAAAGCCATTGGAGAGCCCGTAGTTGGACCTAATATTAATATGCAAAACCAGACTTACTATACTGAAACTCTGGAACCTGCAACTGAACAGGAAATCGCTAATACTGTAAAGGTAATGGGCGGAGAAGACTGGGAACTATGGATGCAAGCACTAAAAGAAGCAGACGTATTAGCTGATGGCGTCTTAACAACTAATTATTCTTATTTAGGAACAGAGCTTAACCATTCTTACTATGGTGGTGGTACACTTGGCCTGGCTAAAGCAGATTGTGATGAAAAGACAAACAATATTAATGAGTTACTAGCTGACATAAACGGCAAAGCTCAGATTGTAGTCGCTACTGCAGTTACCACTAAAGCAAGTTCAGTTATTCCTTTTTTCCCTGTTTATTGTATCGGTCTTTACAAAGTGATGGCAGATAAAGGCACCCATGAAACACCAATTATGCATCAAGACCGCATTTATAGAGAAATGATTTATGGCAACAAGCCTGAATACGATGAAGTGGGCCGTCTTAGACCTGATAACTGGGAACTTGACAGCGATACTCAGGCTAAAACGAAGGAACTTATCCTAAAATTAAATGAAGAAAATTTCAATTCTAATCTGACAGCTTACGACATCTTTTATAAAGAATTTTCAAATTTAAGTGGCTTTATGGTTGATGGCTATGTTGATCAAGATGTTACTATAGAAGAATTAAAAGCACTACACTATTAA
- the gloB gene encoding hydroxyacylglutathione hydrolase, which produces MDINLVKAFSDNYIWIIEEGTEAVVVDPGEAEQVMDYLAEKQLQLNSILLTHNHDDHIGGVQQISAKYPDASIYGPKETEDIADHIVVDGDSFSLLGQNFQVLKTGGHTEGHISFLMDNVLFCGDALFSAGCGRVFTKDYQAQYDALQKFKQLDDEVQVYAAHEYTQTNLRFAHSMQPSNTAISEALNQVNEMRAKGKPTLPTTIGKEKKINLFLQAEKMEDFKELRDARDKF; this is translated from the coding sequence ATGGACATTAATCTCGTAAAAGCATTTTCTGATAATTATATTTGGATTATTGAAGAAGGTACAGAGGCAGTGGTAGTCGATCCAGGAGAAGCTGAACAAGTAATGGACTACTTAGCGGAAAAGCAGCTACAGTTAAACTCCATCCTTTTAACGCATAATCACGACGACCATATCGGAGGAGTTCAGCAAATTTCAGCAAAATACCCAGATGCCTCAATTTATGGCCCGAAAGAAACAGAGGACATAGCAGATCATATCGTAGTGGACGGGGACTCTTTTAGTTTGTTAGGTCAAAATTTCCAAGTATTAAAAACGGGCGGACACACCGAGGGACATATCAGCTTCTTAATGGATAATGTTCTCTTTTGCGGGGATGCTTTATTCTCAGCAGGCTGTGGCCGAGTTTTTACAAAAGATTATCAAGCTCAATATGATGCCTTACAGAAATTCAAACAATTAGACGATGAGGTACAAGTATATGCCGCTCATGAATATACGCAAACCAATTTACGTTTTGCGCATTCTATGCAGCCATCGAACACAGCCATTTCTGAAGCCTTAAACCAAGTCAATGAAATGCGCGCAAAAGGAAAACCAACTTTACCTACAACAATTGGTAAAGAGAAAAAAATCAATCTGTTTCTGCAAGCAGAGAAGATGGAGGACTTTAAAGAGTTGCGTGATGCTCGTGATAAGTTTTAG
- a CDS encoding DNA alkylation repair protein: MNFETVMQELEDLSKPRMKKIYLSNGAQEPLFGVTTGEMKPMSKKIKKNQPLAEELYATGNYDAMYFAGVISDPKIMTESDFDRWMDAAYFYMLSDFVVAVTLSESDIAQDVADKWIASGQELRMSAGWSCYCWLLGNRSDNEFSESKISDMLDHVKKTIHDAPERTKASMNNFLSTVGISFSPLHEKALETAMEVGTVEVKRENKKNSTLNAYESIQKQVEKGRIGFKRKYVRC, translated from the coding sequence ATGAATTTTGAAACAGTTATGCAGGAGCTTGAAGACTTAAGTAAGCCAAGAATGAAGAAAATATATCTATCCAATGGTGCACAAGAGCCGCTTTTTGGTGTAACCACGGGTGAAATGAAACCTATGTCAAAGAAGATAAAAAAAAATCAACCTTTAGCGGAAGAGCTTTATGCTACAGGTAATTATGATGCTATGTATTTTGCTGGTGTTATTTCGGACCCCAAAATTATGACGGAGTCTGATTTTGATCGCTGGATGGATGCAGCTTATTTCTATATGTTGTCTGATTTTGTTGTAGCTGTAACATTATCTGAATCAGATATTGCACAAGACGTTGCGGATAAATGGATTGCAAGTGGTCAAGAATTGAGAATGTCTGCGGGTTGGAGTTGTTATTGTTGGCTTTTAGGAAATCGTTCAGACAATGAATTTTCTGAAAGTAAAATTTCTGACATGCTTGATCATGTAAAAAAGACGATTCATGATGCGCCAGAACGCACAAAAGCGTCCATGAACAATTTCCTATCCACGGTTGGGATTTCATTTTCTCCTTTACATGAAAAGGCACTCGAGACAGCAATGGAAGTAGGTACAGTAGAAGTCAAACGTGAAAACAAAAAAAACAGTACCTTAAATGCTTATGAGAGTATTCAAAAACAAGTAGAAAAAGGAAGAATCGGCTTTAAACGTAAATATGTAAGGTGTTAA
- a CDS encoding alpha/beta fold hydrolase, whose translation MGIQEHKYIETNGIKLHVVQQGPENGQLVILLHGFPEFWYGWSNQMSELANKGFRVWAPDQRGYNLSDKPKKVSDYRTDHLAADVAGLIKASGKEKVVLVGHDWGGIVAWRVAREYPELLNKLIILNAPHEMAMSNQLLTHPLQILKSSYIAFFQLRGLPEKLFGMSNWKVVEKALVTSSRKGTFSEEDLQKYRTAWSQPGAMRSMINWYRALVSNYTSSDVPSRVIVPTFLIWGAKDQFLGPELASKSLEFCDDGRGVLLGEATHWVHHEEPERVNKLILDFIISEEPPL comes from the coding sequence ATGGGAATACAAGAGCATAAGTATATTGAGACGAATGGAATCAAGCTGCATGTTGTTCAACAAGGACCTGAAAATGGACAGTTAGTGATTTTACTGCATGGGTTTCCTGAATTTTGGTATGGTTGGAGCAATCAGATGTCTGAACTGGCAAATAAAGGATTTAGAGTATGGGCGCCAGATCAAAGAGGCTATAATCTTAGCGATAAACCTAAAAAAGTAAGTGATTACCGAACGGATCATTTAGCTGCAGATGTTGCTGGTTTAATTAAAGCTTCCGGTAAAGAAAAAGTAGTTTTAGTAGGTCATGACTGGGGTGGAATCGTGGCTTGGAGAGTCGCAAGAGAATATCCTGAGCTGCTAAATAAGTTGATTATTCTTAACGCTCCACACGAAATGGCTATGAGTAACCAACTCTTAACACACCCATTACAAATTCTGAAAAGTTCGTATATTGCTTTCTTTCAATTGCGAGGATTGCCGGAAAAATTATTTGGCATGTCTAATTGGAAAGTTGTGGAGAAGGCATTAGTGACCAGCAGCCGAAAAGGAACCTTCAGTGAAGAAGACTTACAAAAATATCGAACTGCGTGGTCTCAGCCAGGTGCTATGCGCTCAATGATCAATTGGTACCGTGCTTTGGTATCCAACTATACTAGTTCAGATGTTCCATCTCGAGTGATTGTCCCAACGTTCTTGATCTGGGGAGCTAAAGATCAATTTTTAGGTCCTGAATTGGCCAGTAAAAGTCTCGAATTTTGTGATGATGGTCGAGGAGTATTGCTGGGAGAAGCTACTCACTGGGTACACCATGAAGAACCCGAACGTGTCAATAAGCTGATTCTTGATTTTATTATTAGTGAAGAGCCCCCTTTGTAG
- a CDS encoding acetate uptake transporter yields the protein MDKDKLGKTVTFKEITANPAPLGLLGFGMTTVLLNLHNAGFFPMDSMIFAMGIFYGGFAQVIAGIMEWKKDNTFGATAFTSYGFFWLSLIAINILPTMGLGETPSSQSMGAYLFMWAIFTFAMFIGTLRINKALQVVFGSLALLFLLLSLGHFTDSSLILTIAGYEGIICGFSAIYAAMAQVLNELYGKVIMPIGEVK from the coding sequence TTGGATAAAGATAAATTAGGTAAAACAGTTACTTTTAAAGAAATAACTGCAAACCCTGCTCCGCTTGGGCTTTTGGGTTTCGGAATGACTACTGTATTGTTAAATCTTCATAACGCTGGATTTTTCCCAATGGATTCAATGATTTTTGCAATGGGTATTTTTTATGGCGGATTTGCACAAGTTATTGCAGGCATTATGGAATGGAAAAAGGATAATACATTTGGTGCTACAGCATTTACATCATATGGATTCTTTTGGCTATCATTGATTGCAATAAACATTTTACCTACTATGGGTTTAGGCGAAACGCCTTCTAGTCAATCTATGGGAGCTTACTTATTCATGTGGGCTATCTTTACATTTGCTATGTTTATTGGAACACTTAGAATCAATAAAGCTTTACAAGTTGTATTTGGATCATTAGCACTTTTATTCCTATTATTATCTTTAGGTCATTTTACAGACTCTTCACTTATTTTAACCATTGCTGGTTACGAGGGAATCATTTGTGGATTCTCAGCAATTTATGCTGCAATGGCACAAGTTTTGAATGAACTTTATGGAAAAGTTATTATGCCAATTGGCGAAGTGAAATAA
- a CDS encoding coenzyme F420-0:L-glutamate ligase, with the protein MENTVGTVVRGLRGPIINKGDDIEQIVVETVLNAAKNKDFSFEDRDIVTITESIVARAQGNYASIDAIAEDIKAKFGDETIGVIFPILSRNRFANILRGIAKGANSIILMLSYPSDEVGNQLVEIDELDVKGVNPWTDVLTEAEFREHFGYKKHRFTGIDYIDYYRELIEAEGATCEVIFSNNPKTILTYTKHVLASDIHSRFRTKRILSANGAETVYGLDDILTASINGSGFNETYGLLGSNKATEDTLKLFPNNCQPIVDGIQAKLKELTGKTIEVMVYGDGAFKDPVGKIWELADPVVSPAYTVGLEGTPNEVKLKYLADNNFSHLRGEDLKQSISEYILNKKEDLVGTMEAQGTTPRRLTDLIGSLSDLTSGSGDKGTPIVYIQGYFDNYTK; encoded by the coding sequence TTGGAAAACACAGTAGGAACAGTAGTACGCGGTCTTCGCGGTCCAATCATCAATAAAGGTGACGATATTGAACAAATTGTAGTGGAGACTGTCTTAAATGCAGCTAAGAATAAAGATTTTTCTTTTGAAGATCGAGATATTGTTACTATAACCGAGTCAATTGTAGCACGCGCACAAGGAAACTACGCATCAATTGATGCTATTGCTGAAGATATCAAAGCAAAATTCGGTGATGAAACAATTGGCGTCATTTTCCCAATATTAAGTCGTAATCGCTTTGCAAATATTTTACGTGGTATTGCAAAAGGTGCAAATAGTATCATCTTAATGTTGAGTTATCCTTCTGATGAAGTAGGGAATCAACTTGTTGAGATTGATGAATTGGATGTCAAAGGTGTAAATCCATGGACAGATGTTTTAACGGAAGCTGAATTTCGTGAGCATTTTGGTTACAAAAAACACCGCTTTACTGGGATCGATTATATCGATTACTATCGAGAGTTGATTGAAGCTGAAGGCGCAACTTGCGAAGTCATTTTCTCAAACAATCCCAAAACTATTTTGACGTATACTAAACATGTCCTGGCGAGTGATATACATTCACGCTTTAGAACAAAACGTATTTTATCAGCTAATGGAGCTGAAACAGTATACGGCCTTGATGATATCTTAACGGCGTCAATCAATGGTAGCGGCTTTAACGAAACTTATGGCCTGCTTGGATCCAATAAAGCAACAGAAGATACCCTGAAGCTCTTTCCAAACAATTGCCAACCAATTGTTGATGGTATTCAAGCCAAATTAAAAGAACTGACAGGTAAAACAATTGAAGTTATGGTATATGGCGATGGGGCATTCAAAGACCCAGTTGGTAAAATTTGGGAACTTGCAGATCCAGTTGTTTCACCTGCATACACCGTAGGACTTGAAGGCACTCCAAATGAAGTGAAATTAAAATATTTAGCCGACAATAACTTCTCTCATCTTCGTGGAGAAGATCTAAAACAATCTATTTCTGAATACATCCTGAATAAAAAGGAAGATTTAGTTGGCACGATGGAAGCGCAAGGTACTACTCCACGTAGATTAACAGACTTAATCGGTTCATTATCTGACTTAACCTCTGGTAGCGGAGACAAAGGGACACCTATTGTTTATATTCAAGGTTACTTCGACAACTATACAAAATAA
- a CDS encoding DUF488 domain-containing protein: protein MDIYSIGHSTHSSEEFIDLLKAYKIETLVDIRSYPGSKHVPQFNKENIEKWVPDSGIRYLHMPELGGRRKKNREIEESLIDGWRNTSFRNYAAYSLTKDYEEGISDLITIEDKERVCYMCSESVPWRCHRLIVSNTLALKGLTVHHIMTEKKTILHEIGMYGAKAVIEGSTIIYPKQQADTE from the coding sequence ATGGACATTTATTCTATTGGACATTCAACTCATAGTAGCGAGGAATTTATTGATTTGCTTAAAGCTTATAAAATAGAGACATTAGTTGATATTCGTTCTTATCCAGGCAGCAAGCATGTGCCGCAGTTTAATAAGGAAAATATTGAAAAATGGGTGCCTGATAGTGGTATTCGCTATCTACATATGCCTGAATTAGGTGGTAGAAGAAAGAAAAACCGTGAAATAGAGGAGTCGTTGATTGATGGATGGAGAAATACATCCTTTCGCAATTATGCTGCGTATAGTTTAACAAAAGACTATGAAGAAGGAATCAGCGACTTAATAACAATCGAAGATAAAGAACGGGTTTGTTATATGTGTTCTGAAAGTGTTCCATGGAGATGCCACCGGTTGATTGTTTCAAATACCTTGGCATTAAAAGGACTGACTGTTCACCATATTATGACAGAGAAAAAAACAATTTTGCATGAAATCGGAATGTACGGGGCAAAAGCTGTCATTGAAGGTTCAACAATCATTTATCCTAAGCAGCAAGCAGACACTGAATAA
- a CDS encoding NUDIX hydrolase: MNLREQISHYIPYTTQEAKEQEVILQYMDTFDNLLIRENEFAHFTASAWIVNSERTKVLMAYHNIYQSWSWIGGHADGNANLLEVALKETTEETGLLHISPLANTIYSLEILGVPSHMKKGFPIATHLHLNVTYLIEANENEQTRVNQDENSAIKWMELEEAVEACTEPEMKIVYEKLNEKLKNYK, from the coding sequence ATGAACTTAAGAGAACAAATTAGCCACTACATACCTTATACTACTCAAGAAGCTAAAGAACAAGAAGTGATCCTACAGTATATGGATACTTTTGACAATTTGTTGATACGCGAAAATGAGTTTGCGCATTTTACGGCTTCTGCTTGGATTGTTAATTCAGAACGGACCAAAGTTTTAATGGCCTATCACAACATCTATCAATCATGGTCATGGATTGGTGGACATGCAGATGGCAACGCAAATTTATTAGAAGTGGCTCTGAAAGAAACAACAGAAGAAACCGGTTTGTTGCATATCAGTCCTTTAGCAAATACAATCTATTCATTAGAGATTCTAGGCGTTCCAAGTCACATGAAAAAAGGATTTCCTATTGCAACACATCTGCACTTAAACGTAACTTATTTGATTGAAGCAAATGAAAACGAACAAACAAGAGTAAATCAGGATGAAAATAGTGCAATAAAATGGATGGAACTAGAGGAAGCTGTTGAAGCCTGTACTGAGCCAGAAATGAAAATTGTTTACGAGAAATTGAATGAAAAATTAAAAAACTACAAATAA
- the uraA gene encoding uracil permease, whose translation MSSKKIIQVDEKVPGKLLVPLSLQHTFAMFGASVLVPIIFGIDPSIVLLMNGISTLLFILITKGKAPAYLGSSFAFIGPASIIIANQGFAYAQGGFVVLGIIGCLLALFIRRVGTAWINIVLPPAAMGAVVALIGLELAGNTVQGGAIGANLMTETASSQDFIVFFITLGVAILGSVLFKGFLSTIPILISIVVGYISAAAFGMVDFTPLMETSLFTLPHFQWAKFDVNAILTMLPVLLVLTSEHIGHQVVTSNVVGHDLIKDPGLHRSLFADNLGTALSGLIGGVPTTTYGENIGVMAITRVYSVRVIAGAAIFSICMAFIGPLAAFISTIPGNVIGGVTFLLYGMIGTSGLRLLVESKVDYSKSKNLILTSIVLVAGLSGLTVNFAGIELKGMILASVVGIILSIAFYLFEKAGIMNESDED comes from the coding sequence ATGTCAAGCAAGAAAATTATTCAAGTAGATGAAAAAGTCCCAGGAAAATTACTGGTCCCTTTAAGTTTACAGCATACATTTGCTATGTTCGGAGCTTCGGTATTAGTACCCATTATCTTTGGTATTGATCCTAGTATTGTTTTATTAATGAACGGAATTTCTACGTTATTATTTATTCTTATCACCAAAGGAAAAGCTCCTGCTTATCTTGGTTCAAGTTTTGCCTTCATTGGACCTGCAAGTATTATTATTGCGAATCAAGGATTTGCTTATGCTCAAGGAGGTTTTGTCGTCTTAGGGATCATTGGTTGTCTCTTAGCCTTATTCATTCGACGTGTAGGTACAGCATGGATCAACATCGTTCTTCCACCAGCAGCAATGGGCGCAGTCGTTGCTTTGATTGGTTTGGAACTAGCTGGAAACACCGTTCAAGGCGGTGCAATCGGTGCAAACTTGATGACCGAAACGGCCTCATCGCAAGACTTCATTGTCTTTTTCATTACTTTAGGTGTAGCGATTTTAGGTTCGGTACTGTTTAAAGGATTTTTATCCACTATCCCAATTTTAATCTCAATCGTTGTCGGTTATATCTCTGCTGCCGCTTTCGGAATGGTGGACTTTACACCTTTAATGGAAACGTCATTGTTTACCTTGCCCCATTTTCAATGGGCAAAATTCGATGTGAATGCCATATTAACGATGCTGCCGGTTCTTCTTGTCTTAACTTCTGAACACATCGGACATCAGGTCGTCACTTCAAATGTTGTCGGCCATGATCTGATAAAAGATCCTGGGTTGCATCGCTCTTTATTCGCCGACAATTTGGGAACTGCTTTATCTGGTCTAATTGGTGGGGTTCCAACAACAACTTATGGAGAAAATATTGGCGTCATGGCGATCACACGTGTTTACAGTGTTCGAGTAATCGCTGGAGCAGCCATCTTTTCAATCTGTATGGCTTTCATTGGACCTTTAGCAGCGTTTATCTCGACGATTCCAGGAAATGTCATTGGTGGAGTAACCTTCCTGCTTTACGGAATGATCGGAACAAGTGGATTGCGCTTATTAGTGGAATCTAAAGTAGATTATAGCAAATCAAAAAATTTAATTTTAACTTCTATCGTTCTTGTTGCTGGTTTAAGCGGATTAACGGTTAATTTTGCGGGAATCGAATTAAAAGGGATGATTCTTGCGAGTGTAGTCGGAATTATTCTAAGTATCGCCTTTTATTTATTTGAAAAAGCCGGCATAATGAACGAATCAGACGAAGACTAA
- a CDS encoding DUF1456 family protein: MNNNDRLVRLRYALDIKDTEMVEIFKLGGLELTKEDVKKMLTKSKNENSDTIKKEEFQKNDYVKDCSNQTLESFLNGLIIFKRGRQESAVNEPEKLVPMVINDKNVNNMLLKKIKIALSLTSEDMLGVLGNAGVQISKSELSAVLRKEGHRNYKECGDRYARNFLKGLAIAWRE, encoded by the coding sequence ATGAACAATAATGATCGATTAGTAAGATTAAGATATGCTTTAGATATTAAAGATACCGAGATGGTAGAGATTTTTAAATTAGGCGGATTAGAGTTAACAAAAGAAGATGTAAAGAAAATGCTGACTAAATCAAAAAATGAAAATTCTGATACTATAAAAAAAGAGGAATTTCAAAAAAATGATTACGTAAAAGACTGTTCTAACCAAACGTTGGAATCTTTTTTAAATGGCTTAATTATTTTTAAAAGAGGTAGACAAGAGTCTGCAGTAAATGAGCCAGAAAAGCTAGTTCCAATGGTGATAAATGATAAAAACGTAAATAATATGTTGCTTAAAAAAATTAAAATTGCTCTGTCTCTTACAAGTGAAGATATGTTAGGTGTTTTAGGAAATGCTGGAGTACAGATTTCAAAAAGTGAATTGAGTGCGGTCCTTAGAAAAGAAGGGCACCGAAACTACAAAGAATGTGGCGATCGATACGCCCGAAACTTTTTAAAGGGTCTAGCTATAGCTTGGCGCGAATAG